One Gemmatimonadota bacterium DNA window includes the following coding sequences:
- the pstA gene encoding phosphate ABC transporter permease PstA, giving the protein MGSKWSKDDALIWLSGGALVLGFLMVAGLILVIVVHGLDRFWPQELTRYELRDGRIVLGHETSRVSIRTTGSLGERSMAYRLRVRTGDRERFPVEYVWLEEGRIAGRDAPREAVVVEQVWGGDIFGFLESFVDDGTVVARGYEAVRAHYREQAPELERLRRQRALSIVLSFADGRQHTVSLANVQRIYTPNAMTTWTRIRHYMGGAWSYLWSPPRDENRLGGVYPAIFGTAAMVILMSVVVMPFGVLAAFYLREYGKPGPFLNVVRIAVNSLAGVPSIVFGVFGLGFFVYFLGGTLDRLFFPAELPEPTFGRGGILWCALTLALLTLPVVIVAVEEGLAGVPPGLREASHALGATRFETLWRVVVPVVLPSILTGLILSVARAAGTVAPLMITGVVAFSAELPVDGAWPFVHLEREFMHLGFHIFDTGFRPDGGEASLPMAYTSTLLLLAIVVALNAAAIGLRSRLRRRYSLAVG; this is encoded by the coding sequence ATGGGTTCGAAGTGGTCAAAGGATGACGCCCTGATCTGGCTGTCCGGCGGGGCCCTGGTCCTCGGCTTCCTGATGGTCGCGGGACTGATCCTGGTCATCGTCGTGCACGGACTGGACCGGTTCTGGCCCCAGGAACTCACGCGGTACGAGCTGCGCGACGGCAGGATTGTCCTGGGCCACGAGACTTCCCGCGTCAGCATTCGGACAACCGGCTCGTTGGGTGAGCGGTCCATGGCCTATCGATTGAGGGTCCGGACCGGCGACCGGGAACGGTTTCCGGTCGAATACGTCTGGCTGGAAGAAGGCCGGATCGCAGGGCGGGACGCCCCCCGCGAGGCCGTGGTCGTGGAGCAGGTTTGGGGCGGGGACATCTTCGGCTTCCTGGAATCCTTCGTGGACGACGGTACGGTCGTCGCCCGGGGTTACGAAGCCGTTCGGGCCCATTACCGGGAGCAGGCCCCGGAACTGGAACGCCTGCGCAGGCAGCGGGCGCTGTCCATCGTCCTGTCTTTTGCGGATGGCCGGCAGCACACCGTTTCCCTCGCGAACGTCCAGCGGATCTACACACCCAATGCGATGACCACGTGGACGAGGATCCGTCACTATATGGGCGGCGCCTGGTCCTACCTGTGGTCTCCGCCGAGAGACGAAAACCGGCTCGGCGGGGTCTATCCGGCGATTTTCGGCACGGCGGCGATGGTCATCCTCATGTCGGTCGTCGTTATGCCCTTCGGCGTGCTGGCGGCCTTTTACCTGAGAGAATACGGTAAACCGGGCCCGTTCCTGAACGTGGTGCGAATCGCCGTGAACAGCCTGGCCGGCGTACCCTCCATCGTATTCGGGGTTTTCGGACTCGGTTTCTTCGTGTATTTTCTGGGAGGAACCCTGGACCGTCTGTTCTTTCCCGCGGAACTCCCGGAACCGACTTTCGGCCGCGGCGGCATCCTCTGGTGCGCGCTGACCCTGGCCCTGCTCACCCTGCCCGTGGTCATCGTGGCCGTGGAGGAAGGGCTGGCCGGCGTGCCCCCGGGACTCCGCGAGGCGTCTCACGCCCTGGGTGCGACGCGGTTCGAGACGCTGTGGCGTGTCGTCGTGCCGGTGGTGCTGCCGTCCATACTCACGGGCCTGATCCTGTCCGTGGCGCGGGCGGCCGGTACCGTGGCGCCGCTGATGATCACGGGGGTCGTCGCCTTTTCCGCCGAGTTGCCCGTGGACGGCGCCTGGCCCTTCGTGCACCTGGAACGGGAGTTCATGCACCTGGGGTTTCACATCTTCGACACGGGTTTCAGGCCGGACGGCGGGGAGGCGTCTCTACCCATGGCGTACACGTCCACCCTGTTGCTGCTGGCCATCGTGGTCGCGCTGAACGCGGCGGCGATCGGGCTCAGAAGCCGGCTGAGGAGACGCTATTCACTGGCAGTGGGCTAG
- a CDS encoding ABC transporter permease subunit: MTDRPQGRRFDRRLLLDLLVGRLAALGGVVLILTILSVFAVIMWVIYPLFTSPAGFRWGVSDPGGIDAGYSILPLISGTLKGAVYTLLFAVPVSVLAALYASQFLPRALKERLKPLVEIMAAVPSVVLGFIGGIWLAPFLASHVFALFLAPVFISGAVVAAFLIRHHAPVRFRAFNPPGREIWLLLVAVLAGGWLALECGAMLEAAWLQAGYATWFEESLGLTYTQRNAIVVGMVMGLAVTPIIFTLSEEALSAVPRSFLEGSMSLGATRWQTAVRIVLPAAGSGILAAVLLGFSRAIGETMIVLFVSGNVPVMDWSAFSGFRALSASVALDLPNAARDDTLYRVLFFAAFLLLVSTFAINTVAELVRRRLRRRYA; encoded by the coding sequence ATGACCGATCGCCCCCAAGGACGCCGGTTTGACCGGCGCCTTCTGCTGGACCTTTTGGTTGGCCGACTCGCCGCCCTTGGCGGCGTGGTGTTGATCCTGACCATCCTGTCGGTCTTTGCCGTGATCATGTGGGTGATTTACCCCTTGTTCACGTCGCCCGCGGGATTCCGCTGGGGAGTTTCCGATCCCGGGGGGATCGACGCCGGGTACAGCATCCTGCCGCTGATCTCCGGGACCTTGAAAGGGGCGGTGTATACCTTGCTTTTCGCGGTGCCGGTCTCGGTACTCGCCGCGCTCTACGCGTCGCAGTTCCTGCCGCGGGCGCTTAAGGAAAGACTGAAACCGCTGGTGGAAATCATGGCCGCGGTACCGAGTGTCGTGCTCGGTTTCATCGGCGGCATCTGGCTTGCACCGTTCCTGGCGTCCCACGTCTTCGCCCTCTTCCTGGCGCCGGTATTCATTTCTGGCGCGGTGGTGGCCGCTTTTCTCATCAGGCACCATGCCCCGGTGCGGTTCCGGGCGTTCAATCCTCCGGGCCGGGAAATCTGGCTGCTTCTGGTTGCCGTGCTCGCCGGGGGATGGCTGGCCCTGGAATGCGGGGCGATGCTGGAGGCCGCCTGGCTGCAGGCCGGCTACGCGACCTGGTTCGAGGAATCCCTGGGACTGACCTATACGCAGCGGAACGCGATCGTCGTGGGTATGGTCATGGGCCTGGCCGTCACCCCGATCATATTCACCTTGTCCGAAGAAGCGCTTTCCGCCGTGCCCCGCTCATTCCTGGAAGGATCGATGTCGCTGGGGGCCACGCGCTGGCAGACCGCCGTGCGCATCGTCCTCCCCGCCGCGGGATCCGGCATACTGGCCGCCGTTCTGCTGGGGTTCAGCAGGGCGATCGGGGAGACCATGATCGTGCTGTTCGTCTCGGGCAATGTCCCGGTGATGGACTGGTCCGCCTTCTCCGGGTTCCGGGCTCTGTCCGCCAGCGTGGCCCTCGACCTGCCGAACGCCGCGCGGGACGACACGCTCTACCGGGTCCTGTTTTTCGCCGCCTTTCTCCTGCTCGTTTCGACTTTTGCGATCAACACCGTGGCCGAACTGGTACGACGGCGGCTGAGAAGGCGGTATGCTTAA
- a CDS encoding T9SS type A sorting domain-containing protein encodes MFRWISIALVSAPLVYPVLAEAQSPTSPVVTITDADIVGNTSFSSDNTYLLSGLVFVEDGETLTIEAGTVIKGKSTTIEGEDTALIVAQGGKIIADGTARNPIIFTAEADDVDDPDDILLSSPTASRGLWGGIILLGRASINTATGENNIEGIDATTEPRGIYGGGSNPDDDDDSGVLRYVSIRHGGAVIGADNEINGLTMAGVGRGTTIEHVEVFYNQDDGFEWFGGTVNTRYLISAFAGDDAFDYDEGFRGEHQFWFSIQDPFLGDHAGEHDGGTDPEDGRPYARPTIMNATYIGRGASSTGGKDNNALIFRDNAGGMYFNSIFTEFQGHALSIEDLDPTRGAQDSKARLDAGDLAFRYNILGRFGTGSSPADLGGDFHTTELLANEGNANRITDPLLQGISWNRNLGLDPRPGNSSPAWDASRLMEEPRNSGFFTDVDYVGAFGTENWADHWSALAALGYFSTAPAPIPPEPAEPGVDAPDGFSLAQNSPNPFGMATNIDYTVSSTSHILIEVYNLLGQRVATVVNDIRLPGRYTEHWEARHLSSGVYFYRFEATADGRTAHVFNRKMTLLK; translated from the coding sequence ATGTTTCGGTGGATATCCATCGCCTTGGTTTCCGCACCATTGGTTTACCCGGTCCTCGCAGAAGCACAATCCCCCACCAGTCCCGTAGTAACCATCACCGACGCAGACATCGTCGGCAACACATCCTTCTCCTCGGACAACACCTATCTGCTGTCCGGCCTGGTCTTCGTCGAAGACGGCGAGACGCTGACGATCGAGGCGGGCACGGTGATCAAGGGCAAGTCCACGACCATCGAGGGCGAGGATACCGCCCTGATCGTAGCCCAGGGCGGCAAGATCATCGCCGACGGCACGGCGAGGAATCCCATTATCTTCACGGCCGAAGCGGACGACGTCGATGATCCGGACGATATCCTGCTGTCATCCCCCACTGCTTCCCGCGGGCTGTGGGGCGGTATCATCCTCCTCGGACGGGCGTCCATTAACACCGCCACCGGTGAGAACAACATTGAAGGCATCGACGCGACGACCGAACCCCGGGGTATCTACGGTGGTGGATCGAATCCCGACGACGACGACGACTCGGGCGTGCTGCGGTACGTGTCGATCCGGCACGGCGGCGCGGTCATCGGCGCGGACAACGAGATCAACGGGCTGACCATGGCCGGCGTGGGCCGCGGCACGACCATCGAGCACGTGGAGGTGTTCTATAACCAGGACGACGGCTTCGAATGGTTCGGCGGCACGGTGAATACGCGCTACCTGATATCCGCTTTCGCGGGCGATGACGCCTTCGACTACGACGAGGGCTTCCGGGGCGAGCACCAGTTCTGGTTCTCGATCCAGGACCCTTTCCTGGGCGACCATGCCGGCGAGCACGACGGCGGCACGGATCCCGAGGACGGCAGGCCCTACGCCCGTCCCACGATCATGAACGCCACCTACATCGGCCGCGGCGCTTCGTCGACGGGCGGCAAGGACAACAACGCCCTCATCTTCCGCGACAACGCGGGCGGGATGTATTTCAACAGCATCTTCACCGAGTTCCAGGGCCACGCGCTGTCGATCGAGGACCTGGATCCGACCCGCGGCGCGCAGGACAGCAAGGCGCGCCTGGACGCGGGAGACCTGGCCTTCCGGTATAACATCCTGGGCAGGTTCGGCACCGGGAGTTCACCCGCGGACCTGGGAGGCGACTTCCACACGACGGAACTGCTCGCCAACGAAGGCAACGCCAACCGGATCACGGATCCATTGCTCCAGGGCATCAGCTGGAACCGGAACCTGGGGCTTGATCCGCGTCCCGGCAACTCCAGTCCCGCCTGGGATGCGAGCAGGCTCATGGAAGAACCGCGGAACAGCGGGTTCTTTACGGACGTCGATTACGTGGGCGCATTCGGAACGGAAAACTGGGCGGACCATTGGTCGGCGCTTGCGGCATTGGGTTATTTCAGTACCGCACCGGCACCCATACCCCCGGAACCGGCTGAACCCGGCGTAGATGCACCCGACGGCTTCAGCCTGGCGCAGAACAGTCCGAACCCCTTCGGCATGGCCACGAACATCGATTACACCGTATCGTCGACGAGCCACATACTGATCGAGGTATACAATCTCCTCGGCCAGCGGGTGGCGACAGTGGTGAACGATATCAGGCTTCCGGGGCGCTACACCGAGCACTGGGAGGCGCGGCATCTCTCGAGCGGCGTGTACTTCTATCGCTTCGAGGCTACCGCGGATGGACGGACCGCCCACGTCTTCAACCGGAAGATGACCCTGTTGAAGTGA